One Entomomonas asaccharolytica DNA segment encodes these proteins:
- the purU gene encoding formyltetrahydrofolate deformylase produces the protein MNTFRLVISCPDGIGIVAKVSGFLATYNGWILEANHHSDLANGQFFMRHVIQAESLPFDLDGFKQAFAPVADQFKMTWQVTESNQKKKVVLMASKESHCLIDLLYRWHSNELDCDIVGVISNHNDLRSMVEWYGVPYHHVPVDANNKQESFAKVTQLIEDYKADCIVLARYMQILPPSLCQHYAHQIINIHHSFLPSFVGAKPYHQAAQRGVKLIGATCHYVTEELDAGPIIEQDVVRISHQHSIEDMVRLGRDVEKMVLARGLRYHLEDRVLVHENKTVVFA, from the coding sequence ATGAATACCTTTCGGTTGGTAATTTCTTGTCCTGATGGGATTGGTATTGTAGCTAAAGTAAGTGGGTTTTTAGCTACCTATAATGGTTGGATTCTGGAAGCAAACCACCATTCAGATTTAGCAAATGGCCAGTTTTTTATGCGTCATGTGATTCAAGCAGAATCTTTACCTTTTGATTTAGATGGTTTTAAACAGGCTTTTGCACCTGTCGCTGACCAGTTCAAAATGACTTGGCAGGTAACAGAGTCTAATCAAAAGAAAAAAGTGGTGTTAATGGCCAGTAAAGAGTCACATTGTTTAATTGATTTACTGTATCGTTGGCATAGTAATGAGTTAGATTGTGATATTGTGGGTGTTATTTCCAATCATAATGACTTGCGGAGTATGGTTGAATGGTATGGCGTACCTTATCATCATGTACCTGTAGATGCTAATAATAAACAAGAGAGTTTTGCTAAAGTTACTCAATTAATAGAAGACTACAAGGCTGACTGTATTGTTTTGGCAAGGTATATGCAAATTCTGCCACCTTCGCTGTGTCAACATTACGCCCACCAAATTATTAATATTCATCATAGTTTCTTACCTTCTTTTGTTGGGGCAAAGCCTTATCACCAAGCAGCTCAACGCGGTGTGAAACTGATAGGTGCAACCTGCCACTATGTGACAGAAGAATTAGATGCAGGACCTATTATTGAGCAAGATGTAGTACGTATATCTCATCAACATAGCATTGAGGACATGGTAAGATTAGGAAGAGATGTAGAAAAAATGGTATTGGCAAGGGGGTTGCGTTATCACTTAGAAGATCGAGTGTTAGTGCATGAAAATAAAACTGTCGTTTTTGCATGA
- the pilV gene encoding type IV pilus modification protein PilV: MIKVNTQRGFSILEVLIAFVILVIGILGASILIIRSSQVNVKAYETEQIALMANTFIEKIRVNPTNIDEYLKKVGSKKSACQGLGKWCSGADMAVNDIYNFNEQISGLAVQNVTWDLELSKSDIMGVPDNKRYKLSITWDTARELGQASDSSTVGSYYSYFIVNTAL; this comes from the coding sequence ATGATTAAGGTAAATACTCAGCGTGGCTTTAGTATATTAGAAGTATTAATTGCTTTCGTTATTTTAGTTATTGGCATATTAGGTGCTTCTATTTTAATTATTCGTAGTTCGCAAGTTAATGTGAAAGCTTATGAAACAGAACAAATAGCATTAATGGCTAATACTTTTATTGAAAAGATAAGAGTAAATCCTACCAATATAGATGAATACCTTAAGAAAGTAGGTTCAAAAAAATCAGCGTGCCAAGGACTAGGAAAATGGTGTAGTGGTGCTGATATGGCAGTAAATGATATTTATAATTTTAATGAGCAAATTAGTGGATTAGCTGTTCAAAATGTTACATGGGATCTAGAACTGTCGAAGTCAGATATCATGGGTGTCCCCGACAATAAACGTTACAAGCTTTCTATTACATGGGATACGGCAAGAGAGCTAGGCCAAGCTTCTGACTCATCAACAGTAGGTAGCTACTACAGTTATTTTATTGTTAATACAGCATTATAA
- a CDS encoding PilW family protein produces the protein MKSFLQVKQNGFSLIELMIALLLGMILLLGVTQVMISSSSLGTTTNNLSVNQDRAKTVLDLLGSEAGRAGYNGCSAGGEIGWSGKNTDEHRKRSFAVVPLKTPVGVMFAYGIDEKFAQSGETQLTAEDCFGRKLYYRNMVYQNCGDTYPEDLCIQGRSVATSNNFDLVNDRIEGVRIEKIVLTLQNDTGEFSEVTIGTGGDTNYDDTNMSNLVNLQAAKLITFYINVKTAAGSGTEKHEAFTAVQRSYSATYRLRNL, from the coding sequence ATGAAAAGTTTTTTACAGGTAAAGCAAAATGGATTTTCTCTTATTGAGCTAATGATAGCCTTATTACTAGGGATGATCTTATTGCTAGGTGTCACCCAAGTGATGATCTCATCTTCATCTTTAGGTACTACTACCAATAATTTATCCGTTAACCAAGATAGAGCAAAAACAGTGCTGGATTTATTGGGCTCAGAAGCTGGTAGGGCTGGCTATAATGGTTGTAGTGCTGGGGGAGAGATAGGTTGGTCAGGAAAAAATACTGATGAACATAGAAAGCGTTCTTTTGCCGTTGTGCCATTAAAGACGCCTGTTGGGGTTATGTTTGCATATGGTATAGATGAGAAATTTGCTCAATCAGGTGAAACACAATTGACAGCTGAGGATTGTTTTGGCCGAAAACTCTACTATCGTAATATGGTATATCAAAATTGTGGTGATACTTATCCAGAAGATCTTTGTATTCAAGGTAGGAGTGTTGCAACATCAAATAATTTTGATTTAGTTAATGATCGTATTGAAGGAGTCCGCATAGAAAAAATAGTGCTGACACTCCAGAATGATACTGGAGAGTTTAGCGAAGTTACTATTGGGACTGGTGGAGATACTAATTATGATGATACGAATATGAGTAATCTTGTAAATCTACAGGCAGCGAAATTAATAACTTTTTATATTAATGTAAAGACAGCAGCAGGTTCAGGAACTGAGAAACATGAAGCCTTTACAGCTGTTCAAAGAAGTTACTCAGCTACTTATAGATTGAGGAATTTATAA
- a CDS encoding GspH/FimT family pseudopilin — MKIFKEKGFTALELMMVIVIVAVLTVIAVPNFSSVSKKNAITATTNELVGLLQYAKTAAVTHNNPVIVCPFTQDSDEYVCEDDFTKSKKIGVFLYASPIKDRLREMTLANSIVITNRSTGSLGKVIAFYPDSSSAIHGIPDSFVKYNDNGAYVPSTGLTLNKDYFPKGAGTVKWKITAKTSAATEKCNVMNVSAIGQSRVEQESCSND; from the coding sequence ATGAAAATTTTTAAAGAAAAGGGTTTTACAGCTTTAGAACTAATGATGGTGATAGTGATTGTGGCGGTATTGACAGTTATAGCTGTACCTAATTTTTCTAGTGTGTCAAAGAAAAATGCTATAACTGCTACAACAAATGAGTTAGTAGGCTTGCTTCAGTATGCAAAGACAGCAGCAGTTACACATAATAATCCAGTAATTGTTTGTCCATTTACTCAAGATTCAGATGAGTATGTATGTGAAGATGATTTCACAAAGAGTAAAAAGATAGGTGTTTTTCTTTATGCAAGTCCTATAAAAGATCGGCTTCGAGAGATGACTCTTGCAAACTCAATAGTTATAACCAATAGAAGCACTGGAAGTTTAGGTAAGGTTATAGCGTTTTACCCAGATAGTAGCTCAGCTATCCATGGTATACCTGATTCATTTGTTAAATATAATGATAATGGAGCTTATGTTCCTTCCACAGGTTTGACATTAAATAAGGATTATTTTCCAAAGGGAGCAGGGACTGTTAAATGGAAGATAACAGCTAAAACAAGTGCTGCCACTGAAAAGTGTAATGTTATGAATGTTTCTGCCATTGGGCAAAGTAGAGTAGAACAGGAGAGCTGCAGTAATGATTAA